In Bradyrhizobium guangxiense, the following are encoded in one genomic region:
- the araD gene encoding L-arabinonate dehydratase, with protein sequence MTKKKTPDQLRSARWFSPDDLRSFGHRSRAMQMGYAPEEWKDRPIIAILNTWSDAQPCHMHFKSRVDDVKRGILMAGGLPLELPALSLSESLLKPTTMLYRNLLAMDAEELLRSHPVDGVVLMGGCDKTTPALLLGATSMNIPAIYLPAGPMLRGNWKGKTLGSGSDGWKYWDERRAGKISDKDWLDIEAGIARSYGTCMTMGTASTMTAIAEAIGMTLPGASSIPAADANHIRMASECGRRIVEMVWEDLAPKVIQTRKAFENAIAVAMAMGCSTNAIIHLIAQPRRAGQDISLDDFEIASRKVPVIANVRPSGDTYLMEDFFYAGGLPALMGQIKPHLHLDCITVTGKTLAENIEGAEVHNADVIRGIDNPIYKEGALAVLKGNLAPDGCVIKPSACAPRFLKHTGPALVFDDYPSMKKAVDDPNLDVTEDHILILRNAGPQGGPGMPEWGMLPIPTKLVKQGVRDMVRISDARMSGTSYGACILHVSPESYIGGPLALVQNGDRITLDVAARAINLDVPEAELAKRRAAWKQPDRRFERGYGWMFTKHIKQANDGCDFDFLETDFGAPIGEPSIY encoded by the coding sequence ATGACCAAGAAGAAAACGCCCGACCAGCTCCGCAGCGCGCGCTGGTTCTCGCCCGACGATCTGCGCTCGTTCGGCCACCGTTCCCGCGCCATGCAGATGGGCTACGCCCCGGAGGAGTGGAAGGACCGGCCGATCATCGCGATCCTCAACACCTGGTCGGACGCGCAGCCCTGCCACATGCACTTCAAGTCGCGCGTGGACGACGTCAAGCGCGGCATCCTGATGGCCGGCGGCCTGCCATTGGAGCTGCCGGCGCTGTCGTTGTCGGAATCGCTGCTGAAGCCCACGACCATGCTCTATCGCAATCTGCTGGCGATGGACGCCGAGGAGCTCCTGCGCAGCCATCCCGTCGACGGCGTCGTGCTGATGGGCGGCTGCGACAAGACCACGCCGGCGCTGCTCTTGGGCGCGACCTCAATGAACATCCCGGCGATCTATCTGCCGGCAGGTCCCATGCTGCGCGGCAACTGGAAAGGCAAGACGCTCGGCTCCGGCTCGGACGGCTGGAAATATTGGGACGAGCGCCGCGCCGGAAAGATCTCCGACAAGGACTGGCTCGACATCGAAGCCGGCATCGCCCGCAGCTACGGCACCTGCATGACCATGGGCACCGCCTCGACCATGACCGCGATTGCGGAAGCGATCGGCATGACGCTGCCCGGCGCCTCCTCGATCCCTGCCGCCGACGCCAATCACATCCGCATGGCATCCGAATGCGGTCGCCGCATCGTCGAGATGGTGTGGGAGGATCTGGCGCCCAAGGTGATCCAGACCCGCAAGGCGTTCGAGAATGCGATCGCGGTGGCGATGGCGATGGGCTGCTCCACCAACGCGATCATCCATCTGATCGCGCAGCCCCGCCGCGCCGGCCAGGACATCAGCCTCGACGACTTCGAGATCGCGAGCCGCAAGGTGCCCGTGATCGCTAATGTCCGCCCGAGCGGCGATACCTATCTGATGGAGGACTTCTTCTACGCCGGCGGTCTGCCGGCGCTGATGGGCCAGATCAAGCCGCATTTGCATCTCGACTGCATCACCGTCACCGGCAAGACGCTGGCTGAGAACATCGAGGGCGCCGAGGTGCACAACGCCGATGTCATCCGCGGAATCGACAATCCGATCTACAAGGAAGGCGCGCTTGCCGTGCTCAAGGGCAACCTTGCGCCCGACGGCTGCGTCATCAAGCCCTCCGCATGCGCGCCGCGTTTCCTCAAGCACACCGGTCCTGCGCTGGTGTTCGACGATTATCCGTCGATGAAGAAGGCGGTCGACGATCCCAATCTGGACGTCACCGAAGATCACATTCTCATCCTGCGCAATGCGGGGCCGCAGGGCGGGCCGGGCATGCCGGAATGGGGTATGCTGCCGATCCCGACCAAGCTGGTGAAGCAGGGCGTGCGCGACATGGTGCGCATCTCGGATGCGCGCATGAGCGGCACCAGCTATGGCGCCTGCATCCTGCACGTCTCGCCGGAGTCCTATATCGGCGGCCCGCTGGCGCTGGTGCAGAACGGCGACCGCATCACGCTCGACGTTGCCGCCCGCGCCATCAATCTCGATGTCCCCGAGGCCGAGCTCGCAAAGCGCCGCGCCGCCTGGAAGCAGCCCGATCGCCGCTTCGAGCGTGGTTACGGCTGGATGTTCACCAAGCACATCAAGCAGGCCAATGACGGCTGCGACTTCGACTTCCTCGAGACCGATTTCGGCGCGCCGATCGGCGAGCCGTCGATTTACTAA
- a CDS encoding ribonuclease activity regulator RraA, whose product MPKLSEATRNKLKSVSTATVATALFKRGLRIQMIQDVHPVGPGQPTMVGEAFTLRYMPAREDLNTIDVFRDRSHPQRKAIEDCPPGAVLVMDSRKDARAASAGAILVTRLMKRGVAGVVTDGGFRDSAEIAKLGIPAYHHRPSAPTNLTLHQAIEINVPIGCGDAPVFPGDVILGDADGVIVIPAHLADEIASETFEMTAFEDFVTEEVGKGRGIFGLYPATDPQTLTDFAEWRKKNGR is encoded by the coding sequence ATGCCAAAACTCAGTGAAGCCACCCGCAACAAGCTCAAATCCGTCTCCACCGCCACCGTCGCCACCGCCCTGTTCAAGCGCGGCCTGCGCATTCAGATGATTCAGGATGTGCATCCGGTCGGTCCCGGCCAGCCGACCATGGTCGGCGAGGCTTTCACGCTGCGCTACATGCCGGCGCGCGAGGACCTCAACACCATCGACGTTTTTAGGGATCGTTCGCATCCGCAGCGCAAGGCGATCGAGGATTGCCCGCCCGGCGCCGTGCTGGTGATGGACAGCCGCAAGGATGCGCGCGCGGCCTCGGCCGGCGCGATCCTGGTGACGCGCTTGATGAAGCGCGGCGTCGCCGGCGTCGTCACCGATGGCGGCTTCCGCGATTCCGCCGAGATCGCCAAGCTCGGCATTCCCGCCTATCACCATCGCCCCAGCGCACCGACCAACCTCACGCTGCATCAGGCGATCGAGATCAACGTGCCGATCGGCTGCGGCGATGCGCCGGTGTTTCCGGGCGATGTCATCCTCGGTGATGCCGACGGCGTCATCGTCATCCCTGCGCATCTCGCCGACGAGATCGCGAGCGAGACCTTCGAGATGACCGCGTTCGAGGACTTCGTCACGGAGGAAGTCGGCAAGGGCCGCGGCATCTTCGGTCTCTACCCCGCCACCGACCCGCAGACGCTCACCGACTTCGCGGAATGGCGCAAGAAGAACGGGAGATAG
- a CDS encoding S9 family peptidase — protein MTQAKTPSKPPVAPRRPHSFTRHGITVTDDYAWLKDEKWQEGLRDPKVLDPDIRKYLDEENAYTESLLGHTAPLQKTLVREMRGRIKEDDSSVPSPDGPFAYFRRFREGGQHELFGRMPRDGGDGEIVLDGDALAKDHKYFKFGGSRHSYDHKLQAWSADTKGSEYFSIRVRDWASGRDLDDLVEETDGGVVWAADCKSFFYVKLDDNHRPMQVWRHKLGTRQADDTLVYEEQDSGWFTHLHESTSGRFCVIAGGDHETSEQRLIDLANPEAPPRLVAAREEGVQYSLADRGDELFILTNADDAIDFKIVTAPLASPERKNWRDLIPYRPGIYLIDLDLYAGHLVRLERANALPSIVIRDLAGGEEHAIAFDEAAYSLDTMGSYEFETTNLRFSYSSMTTPSEVYDYDMVKRTRTLRKRQEIPSGHDAADYITTRIMAKAHDGAEVPVSILYRRGLKLDGAAPLLLYGYGSYGMAMPASFSANRLSLVDRGFVYAIAHIRGGADKGWGWYLDGKREKKTNSFDDFAASARALIEAKYTSARRIVGHGGSAGGMLMGAVANRAGELFAGIVAEVPFVDVLNTMLDDTLPLTPPEWPEWGNPIESEKDFRTILSYSPYDNVAAKDYPAILAMGGLTDPRVTYWEPAKWIARLRATMTGGGPVLLRTNMGAGHGGASGRFDRLDEVAIVYAFALWAAGMAEA, from the coding sequence GTGACACAAGCCAAGACGCCTTCGAAGCCCCCCGTCGCACCACGCCGGCCGCATTCCTTCACGCGGCACGGGATCACCGTGACCGACGACTATGCCTGGCTGAAGGACGAGAAGTGGCAGGAGGGGCTGCGGGATCCCAAAGTCCTCGACCCCGATATCCGCAAATATCTGGACGAGGAGAACGCCTACACCGAGAGCCTGCTTGGCCATACCGCGCCGTTGCAGAAGACGCTGGTGCGCGAGATGCGCGGGCGGATCAAGGAGGACGATTCCAGCGTGCCGTCACCCGACGGTCCGTTCGCCTATTTCCGCAGGTTTCGTGAAGGCGGGCAGCACGAGCTGTTCGGCCGCATGCCGCGCGATGGCGGCGACGGCGAGATCGTGCTCGACGGCGACGCGCTCGCCAAGGATCACAAATATTTCAAGTTCGGCGGCAGCCGGCACTCCTACGATCACAAGCTGCAGGCCTGGAGCGCGGACACCAAGGGCTCGGAATATTTTTCCATCCGCGTCCGCGACTGGGCGAGCGGCAGAGATCTCGACGACCTGGTCGAGGAGACCGACGGCGGCGTGGTCTGGGCCGCCGACTGCAAGAGCTTCTTCTACGTGAAGCTCGACGACAATCACCGCCCGATGCAGGTGTGGCGGCACAAGCTCGGCACCAGGCAGGCCGACGACACGCTGGTCTACGAAGAGCAGGATTCCGGCTGGTTCACCCACCTGCATGAGAGCACCAGCGGCCGCTTCTGCGTGATCGCGGGCGGCGACCACGAGACAAGCGAACAGCGGCTGATCGACCTCGCCAATCCCGAGGCGCCGCCGCGCCTCGTCGCGGCACGCGAGGAGGGCGTGCAATATTCGCTCGCCGACCGCGGCGACGAGCTGTTCATCCTCACCAATGCCGATGATGCCATCGACTTCAAGATCGTCACCGCGCCGCTTGCTTCGCCCGAGCGCAAGAACTGGCGCGATCTGATCCCGTATCGTCCCGGCATCTACCTCATCGATCTCGATCTCTATGCCGGCCATCTGGTGCGGCTCGAGCGCGCCAATGCGTTGCCGTCGATCGTGATCCGCGATCTCGCTGGCGGGGAAGAGCATGCCATCGCCTTCGACGAGGCCGCCTATTCGCTGGACACGATGGGCTCCTACGAATTCGAGACGACGAATCTGCGCTTTTCCTATTCCTCGATGACGACGCCGTCAGAGGTCTATGATTACGACATGGTCAAGCGTACGCGCACCTTGCGCAAGCGCCAGGAGATTCCGTCTGGGCATGACGCGGCCGACTACATCACCACACGTATCATGGCGAAGGCGCATGACGGCGCTGAGGTGCCGGTCTCGATCCTCTATCGCCGCGGGCTGAAGCTCGACGGCGCGGCGCCGCTGTTGCTCTACGGCTACGGCTCCTACGGCATGGCGATGCCGGCCTCGTTCAGCGCCAACCGCCTGTCGCTGGTCGATCGCGGCTTCGTCTACGCCATCGCGCATATCCGCGGTGGCGCCGACAAGGGCTGGGGCTGGTATCTCGACGGCAAGCGCGAGAAGAAGACGAACAGCTTTGACGATTTTGCCGCCAGCGCCCGCGCGCTGATCGAGGCGAAATACACCAGCGCCAGGCGCATCGTCGGCCATGGCGGCTCGGCCGGCGGCATGCTGATGGGCGCGGTCGCCAACCGCGCCGGCGAGCTGTTCGCCGGCATCGTCGCCGAGGTGCCGTTCGTCGACGTGCTCAACACCATGCTCGACGACACGCTGCCGCTGACGCCGCCGGAATGGCCGGAATGGGGCAACCCGATCGAGAGCGAGAAGGATTTTCGCACCATCCTCTCCTACTCGCCCTACGACAACGTCGCGGCGAAGGACTATCCGGCGATCCTGGCGATGGGCGGGCTGACCGATCCGCGCGTCACCTATTGGGAGCCTGCCAAATGGATCGCGCGCCTGCGCGCCACCATGACCGGCGGCGGCCCGGTCTTGCTTCGCACCAACATGGGCGCCGGCCACGGCGGCGCCTCGGGGCGCTTCGACCGGCTCGACGAGGTCGCGATCGTCTATGCGTTCGCGCTGTGGGCGGCGGGGATGGCGGAGGCGTGA
- a CDS encoding MBOAT family O-acyltransferase — MLFNSYPFVLLFLPTVLAGYFWLGRRSNLAPVIWLALGSITFYAIGGWQFVVLLLLSIAFNYGIGHLLIVAKLGPSGRRAALALGVTGDLLVLGIFKYAGFAAENINALFGTHVAPHILLPVGISFYTFTQIAFLVDAYRGQVAAYALPHYALFVTYFPHLIAGPILHHKDMIPQFERKQSKHPDPHLILCGVIIFAIGLFKKTCLADGIQPLVALAFEARSPSFDQAWLGALAYTFQLYFDFSGYSDMAIGISLMFGIFLPVNFNSPYKATSIVEFWRRWHMTLSQFLRDYLYIPLGGNRRGRVLRYVNLLITMLLGGLWHGAAWTFVIWGALHGAYLCVNHAFNALVPDVPGLLVRPFRIAGAVLTFLAVVVAWVFFRAVSVEWALRVLHAMADPSNIVLGREEIAALVMVAVYAALVWLGPNTQALMGYDHAGRRVGEALRAGRMRPLFLYAASLVLAFGILGIQSHSEFIYFRF, encoded by the coding sequence ATGCTGTTCAATTCCTATCCCTTCGTCCTGCTGTTCCTGCCGACCGTGCTGGCCGGCTATTTTTGGCTGGGTCGGCGCAGCAATCTGGCCCCGGTGATCTGGCTGGCGCTGGGTTCGATCACCTTCTACGCCATCGGCGGCTGGCAGTTCGTGGTCCTGCTGCTGCTTTCGATCGCGTTCAATTACGGCATCGGCCATCTCTTGATCGTGGCGAAGCTCGGCCCGTCAGGACGAAGGGCCGCGCTCGCGCTCGGCGTTACCGGCGATCTGCTTGTGCTCGGCATCTTCAAATATGCCGGCTTTGCCGCAGAGAACATCAACGCGCTGTTCGGCACGCATGTCGCGCCGCACATCCTGTTACCGGTCGGCATCTCTTTTTACACGTTCACCCAGATCGCGTTCCTGGTCGACGCCTATCGCGGCCAGGTCGCGGCCTATGCGCTGCCGCATTACGCGCTGTTCGTGACCTATTTTCCGCACCTGATCGCGGGCCCGATCCTCCACCACAAGGACATGATCCCGCAATTCGAGCGAAAACAATCGAAGCATCCGGATCCGCATCTCATTCTGTGCGGCGTCATCATCTTCGCCATCGGCCTGTTCAAGAAGACTTGCCTTGCCGACGGCATCCAGCCGCTGGTCGCGCTCGCCTTCGAGGCGCGCTCGCCGAGCTTCGACCAGGCCTGGCTCGGCGCGCTCGCCTACACGTTCCAGCTCTATTTCGATTTCTCCGGCTATTCCGACATGGCGATCGGAATCTCGCTGATGTTCGGCATCTTCTTACCCGTAAACTTCAACTCGCCCTACAAGGCGACGAGCATCGTCGAGTTTTGGCGCCGCTGGCACATGACGCTGTCGCAATTCTTGCGCGACTATCTCTACATCCCGCTCGGCGGCAACCGGCGCGGCCGCGTGCTGCGCTACGTCAATTTGCTGATCACGATGCTGCTCGGCGGGCTCTGGCATGGGGCGGCCTGGACCTTTGTCATTTGGGGCGCGCTGCACGGCGCCTATCTCTGCGTCAATCACGCGTTCAACGCGCTGGTGCCTGACGTGCCTGGCTTGCTGGTCCGCCCGTTCCGAATCGCAGGCGCCGTGCTGACCTTCCTCGCCGTCGTCGTCGCCTGGGTGTTTTTCCGTGCCGTGAGTGTGGAATGGGCGCTGCGCGTGCTCCACGCCATGGCTGATCCCTCGAATATCGTGCTGGGCCGCGAGGAGATCGCCGCATTGGTGATGGTCGCCGTCTACGCCGCGCTGGTGTGGCTGGGGCCGAACACGCAAGCGCTGATGGGCTACGACCACGCGGGCCGCAGGGTCGGCGAAGCCTTGCGGGCCGGGCGGATGCGCCCGCTGTTTCTCTATGCGGCGTCGCTAGTGCTCGCATTCGGCATCCTGGGCATCCAGAGCCACAGCGAGTTTATCTATTTCCGGTTCTGA
- a CDS encoding pyridoxal-phosphate-dependent aminotransferase family protein gives MTVRAGREFLAIPGPTTMPDEVLRAMHRPAIDIYSKQMLDLTESLLSDISKLFATKGKSYIYIANGHGAWEAALSNVLSRGDKVLVLESGRFAIGWGNAAALMGAEVEVLKGDWRRAVRPHEVEERLRRDKEHSIKAVVVVQVDTASGVQNDIEAIGKAIKASGHPALYMVDTVASLGCMPFEMDKWGVDVAMSGSQKGLMTPPGLGFVAANARALEVHKKANMATPYWSWSEREGTENYRKYAGTAPVHLLFALRQAIDLLHEEGLENAFRRHSLLGEAARRAVSVWAEGQVLGFNVAEASERSNTVTTVTMSNGHDPAVLQRYCKDRCGVVLGTGIGDLSGQAFRIAHMGHVNAPMLLGTLGVIEVGLNALKIPHGKGGLEAAVSYLGDEVAA, from the coding sequence ATGACCGTTCGCGCGGGCCGGGAATTTCTGGCCATCCCCGGGCCCACCACGATGCCCGACGAGGTGCTGCGGGCGATGCATCGTCCGGCGATCGACATCTATTCCAAGCAGATGCTCGATCTGACCGAGAGCCTGCTCAGCGACATCTCGAAACTGTTCGCCACCAAGGGCAAGTCCTACATCTACATCGCCAACGGTCACGGCGCCTGGGAAGCGGCGCTGAGCAACGTCTTGTCGCGCGGCGACAAGGTGCTGGTGCTGGAGAGCGGCCGGTTCGCGATCGGCTGGGGCAACGCGGCCGCGCTGATGGGCGCCGAGGTCGAGGTGCTCAAGGGCGACTGGCGCCGGGCGGTGCGACCGCACGAGGTCGAGGAGCGCCTGCGCCGCGACAAGGAGCACAGCATCAAGGCCGTCGTCGTGGTCCAAGTCGACACCGCCTCAGGCGTGCAGAACGACATTGAGGCGATCGGCAAGGCAATCAAGGCGAGCGGACATCCGGCGCTGTACATGGTCGACACCGTGGCGTCGCTCGGCTGCATGCCGTTCGAGATGGACAAATGGGGCGTGGACGTCGCGATGTCCGGCTCGCAGAAGGGCCTGATGACGCCGCCCGGCCTCGGCTTCGTCGCCGCCAATGCACGCGCGCTCGAGGTGCACAAGAAGGCCAACATGGCGACGCCCTATTGGAGCTGGAGCGAGCGCGAGGGCACCGAGAACTATCGCAAATATGCCGGCACCGCGCCGGTGCATCTGTTGTTCGCGCTGCGCCAGGCGATCGACCTCTTGCACGAGGAAGGGCTCGAGAACGCCTTCCGCCGCCACAGCCTGCTCGGCGAGGCCGCGCGCCGCGCCGTCTCGGTCTGGGCGGAAGGCCAGGTGCTCGGCTTCAACGTCGCCGAGGCCAGCGAGCGCTCCAACACCGTGACCACGGTGACCATGAGCAACGGCCATGATCCGGCCGTGCTGCAACGCTATTGCAAGGACAGATGCGGCGTCGTGCTCGGCACCGGCATCGGCGATCTCTCCGGACAGGCCTTCCGCATCGCCCATATGGGCCACGTCAACGCGCCGATGCTGCTCGGCACGCTAGGGGTGATCGAGGTCGGCCTCAACGCGCTGAAGATCCCGCACGGCAAGGGCGGGCTGGAAGCGGCGGTGTCGTATCTCGGCGACGAGGTGGCGGCGTAG
- a CDS encoding thermonuclease family protein — protein sequence MLRKFLIALSLLALPSLVHAADITGTAKVRAGDAVVIGNTRIRLRGIDAPAVDQLCLNTKAERWTCGVAARDELAKYADGKNWVCHTRSIDRRGRTVARCEVGGEDIQKWLVRSGWALAYTRISKDYEPDEAAAREAKAGMWQGAFIAPWDWRVRNKKTTILGATKPPDGAHAVLLASASGPVAPSPDCTIKGNVNSAGECIYHQPTSRWYTQIKMKISKGTRWFCSVEEAEAAGCRETKR from the coding sequence ATGTTGCGAAAATTTCTGATTGCGCTGTCCTTGCTCGCTCTTCCCTCGCTCGTGCACGCCGCCGACATCACCGGCACGGCAAAAGTCCGCGCCGGCGATGCCGTCGTGATCGGCAACACGCGGATCCGGCTCCGCGGCATCGACGCGCCCGCGGTCGACCAGCTCTGCCTCAACACCAAGGCCGAGCGCTGGACCTGCGGCGTCGCGGCGCGCGACGAGCTCGCCAAATATGCCGACGGCAAGAATTGGGTTTGCCACACGAGGTCGATCGACCGGCGCGGCCGCACCGTGGCGCGCTGCGAGGTCGGCGGCGAGGACATCCAGAAATGGCTGGTGCGCAGCGGCTGGGCCCTGGCCTACACCCGCATCTCCAAGGACTACGAGCCCGACGAAGCCGCCGCGCGCGAGGCCAAGGCCGGGATGTGGCAGGGCGCCTTCATCGCGCCCTGGGACTGGCGCGTGCGCAACAAGAAGACCACCATCCTGGGCGCGACCAAGCCGCCCGACGGGGCGCATGCGGTGCTGCTCGCCTCGGCCTCGGGGCCGGTCGCGCCGTCCCCTGATTGCACCATCAAGGGCAACGTCAACAGCGCCGGCGAGTGCATCTATCATCAGCCGACCAGCCGCTGGTACACCCAGATCAAGATGAAGATCAGCAAGGGCACGCGCTGGTTCTGCTCGGTCGAGGAAGCCGAAGCCGCCGGCTGCCGCGAGACCAAACGATGA
- a CDS encoding caspase family protein: MNVKQLDLSRRTIALAAALIGSVSLGIGAHAALNMRAIDAAKAVSTDQITGSIGQSSRLALVIGNGHYPDASAPLTQSINDARALSSSLRKNGFDVDMVEDATRDDMVRAVGRLKSRIKHDTVVMLFFGGYGVQAGRESYMLPVDAVIWKEKDVRRQGVSIEGVLDMMKEQGAKAKLVVVDASRRNPYERRFRSYSHGLAPISASDNALVLTSASPGKVVDDGKGEHSVLVGELLNNLNAQGSAESVFNKPRLAISRASEGDQVPTVSSSLLEDVRFGEAGG, from the coding sequence ATGAATGTAAAGCAGCTCGACCTTTCCCGACGCACCATCGCGCTGGCCGCGGCCCTGATCGGCTCGGTCTCGCTGGGGATCGGCGCCCATGCTGCTCTCAACATGCGTGCAATCGATGCCGCCAAGGCTGTTTCGACCGACCAGATCACCGGCTCGATCGGCCAGAGCTCGCGCCTTGCCCTGGTTATCGGCAATGGACATTACCCCGACGCCAGCGCGCCGCTGACGCAGTCGATCAACGACGCCCGCGCGCTGTCCTCCTCCCTGCGCAAGAACGGTTTTGACGTCGATATGGTGGAAGACGCGACCCGCGACGACATGGTTCGCGCCGTGGGCCGTCTGAAGTCGCGGATCAAGCACGATACCGTCGTCATGCTGTTCTTCGGCGGCTACGGCGTGCAGGCCGGCCGCGAGAGCTACATGCTGCCGGTCGATGCCGTAATCTGGAAGGAAAAGGACGTCCGCCGCCAGGGCGTGTCGATCGAGGGCGTGCTCGACATGATGAAGGAGCAGGGCGCCAAGGCCAAGCTCGTCGTCGTCGATGCCTCCCGTCGCAATCCCTATGAGCGCCGCTTCCGCTCCTACAGCCACGGCCTCGCGCCGATCAGCGCCTCCGACAACGCGCTGGTTCTCACGTCGGCCTCGCCCGGCAAGGTCGTCGACGACGGCAAGGGCGAGCACAGCGTGCTGGTCGGCGAGTTGCTCAACAACCTCAATGCGCAGGGCAGCGCCGAAAGCGTCTTCAACAAGCCCCGCCTCGCCATCTCCCGCGCCAGCGAGGGCGACCAGGTCCCGACGGTCTCCTCCTCGCTGCTCGAAGACGTCCGTTTCGGCGAAGCCGGCGGCTAG
- a CDS encoding efflux RND transporter periplasmic adaptor subunit, with protein sequence MRHLPRAVVRRLCPAAVASLLVLGQSPARAAEDDAPKGPAVTVLKVAKSCFSDIVEATGTIIAREETSVRPERPGLKVTDVLAEAGDTTTAGQVLARLALPEGGTLQVTAPVAGVIATSTAQIGNFASAKGEALFTIVARSEYDLVGLVATTDVRKLAVNQPATVRIAGAGDIEGKVRRIGPTVEPNIQQGMVYIGISSQKRLLLKASGRALIKTGQSCNVAVPLTAVQYSSAGTVVQVIRRNRVETKRVEIGLMSGGNIEVREGLNEGDVVVARAGALLREGDPVRPAMAAEAAK encoded by the coding sequence ATGCGTCACTTGCCCCGTGCCGTCGTTCGTCGCCTGTGTCCCGCGGCCGTCGCCAGCCTGCTGGTCCTCGGTCAATCTCCCGCCAGAGCCGCCGAGGACGACGCACCCAAGGGGCCGGCGGTCACGGTGCTGAAGGTCGCAAAATCCTGCTTCTCCGACATCGTCGAGGCCACCGGCACGATCATCGCGCGCGAGGAGACGTCGGTGCGGCCCGAGCGTCCCGGCTTGAAGGTCACGGACGTGCTGGCGGAAGCCGGCGACACCACCACCGCGGGCCAGGTGCTGGCGCGGCTGGCGCTCCCCGAGGGCGGCACGCTGCAGGTCACCGCGCCGGTGGCGGGCGTGATCGCGACGTCGACCGCTCAGATCGGCAATTTCGCGTCTGCCAAGGGCGAGGCGCTGTTCACGATCGTGGCGCGCAGCGAATACGATCTCGTCGGCCTCGTGGCGACCACCGACGTGCGCAAGCTCGCCGTCAACCAGCCGGCGACCGTGCGGATCGCCGGCGCCGGCGACATCGAGGGCAAGGTGCGCCGCATCGGCCCGACCGTCGAGCCCAACATCCAGCAGGGCATGGTCTATATCGGCATCTCCTCGCAGAAGCGGCTGCTGCTGAAGGCGAGCGGGCGGGCGCTGATCAAGACCGGGCAGAGCTGCAACGTCGCGGTGCCGCTGACAGCCGTGCAATATTCCTCCGCCGGCACCGTGGTGCAGGTGATCCGCCGCAACCGCGTCGAGACCAAGCGTGTCGAGATCGGCCTGATGTCGGGCGGCAATATCGAGGTCCGCGAAGGCCTCAATGAAGGCGACGTCGTCGTCGCCCGCGCCGGCGCGCTGTTGCGTGAAGGCGATCCGGTGCGCCCGGCGATGGCCGCGGAAGCGGCGAAGTAG
- a CDS encoding PAS domain-containing protein, with protein sequence MQRFVCEQNIVHFERLLNEAADPTVQNTVRALLASAKRQLALLSSAESGADTSPIDQRRRQQSGADTIRQQFQPEFDASPHPYMLLDPGPGLVIVDINDAYAAATLTDRADVVGRSLFEIFPDNPDDPLADGVSNLYSSLRIVGETGRAHAMAIQRYDIRDPGGTFIERHWQPINSPIHDTTGHLVYLLHHVEDVTAQVAARS encoded by the coding sequence ATGCAACGGTTCGTTTGCGAGCAGAATATCGTTCATTTCGAGCGCCTGCTCAATGAAGCGGCCGACCCGACGGTGCAGAACACCGTGCGCGCGCTGCTGGCATCAGCGAAGCGCCAGCTGGCGCTGCTGAGCTCGGCGGAGTCCGGTGCCGACACGTCGCCGATCGACCAGCGCCGGCGGCAGCAGAGTGGTGCCGACACGATCCGCCAGCAATTCCAGCCCGAATTCGATGCCTCACCGCATCCCTATATGCTGCTGGATCCGGGCCCGGGCCTCGTGATCGTCGACATCAACGACGCCTATGCCGCCGCGACCTTGACCGACCGGGCCGACGTCGTCGGCCGGTCGCTGTTCGAGATATTCCCCGATAATCCCGACGATCCACTGGCCGATGGCGTCAGCAACCTCTACAGCAGCTTGAGGATCGTTGGCGAGACCGGGCGGGCCCATGCCATGGCGATCCAGCGCTACGACATCCGCGATCCCGGCGGGACCTTCATCGAGCGGCATTGGCAGCCGATCAACTCGCCGATCCACGACACGACGGGGCATTTGGTTTATCTGCTGCACCACGTCGAGGACGTCACGGCACAGGTCGCGGCGCGGTCCTGA